TATTTAATACTATTTTAAATGAATTTTCTAGTTCAACAAATGATCCATAATCAAATGCAAAATTAACAATAATTGTTTTGCATTCTCTAGTTTCATTTTCTAAGTCCTCTAAAATTTTTCTAACTGAATCAGGAACAATATTTCTTCTACCAATTCAATTTATTTTAATGTCCTCTTTTAAATATTGTTTTTTCTTTTTTTCTGAAAAAATTTCACTTGGAAATTTCATCAAATACTCAATTTCTTTTTTTGGTCTATTTCAATTTTCAGTTGAAAAACAAAATAAAGTTACATATTTTATATTATATTTTTTTAAATTTAAAATTGTGGGAAAAATATTTTGCATTCCTATTTTATGACCATAAGTTCTCGGTTTTTTTCTTTCTTTTGCTCATCTTCCATTGCCATCCAAAATGAAGGCAATATGTTGTAATTTTTTAATAACTACCGCCTCTTTTATTTTACTATTTGTAACTCTCTTAATGGAGTTGTTAAATATTCATATCCATCTTTTGTTACAAGAATATCATCTTCAATTCTAATTCCACCAATTTCAGGAATATAAATACCTGGTTCTACAGTTACACACATTCCTTCAATAAGTTTCTTATTACCTGCAACTGAATTATATGGTTCTTCATGAATTTCAATACCTAAACCATGTCCTGTTCCATGTGTAAAATATTTACCATATCCTTTTTTATCAATGAAATCCAAACAAATTTTATGAATTTCACTTCCTAAAATGCCTGGTTTAATTGCTTCAATTCCAAGTTGTTGAGATTGATAAACTATTTCATAAATTTCTTTCAATTTTTTATTATCATCATTTCCCATTGCAAATGTTCTTGTTTGATCAGAACAATAACCATTGTAAATGCAACCCATATCTAAAGTAACAAAATCACCAATTTCGATTATTTTATCAGTTGGTACTGCATGTGGTTTACTTCCATTTCTCCCACTTGCAACAATAGTATCAAAACTTAATTTTTCTGCACCATTTTGTAAAAAACTATTTGTTACAAAGTGAGATAATTCTTTTTCTGTCATTCCAGGTTTTACAAATTGTAAAACATCTAAAAAAACCTTGTGAGTAATTTCACAAGCTTTTTTAACTTGTTCAATTTCTCATTTATCTTTTACCATTCTTACACTATCAAAATTATAACCAATAACTTCTGCTTTAATATTTCTACTAAATGATTCTGCTTGATTTACAAAAATTCAATCATTTTCAAAAACTATTTTTTTAATAGAATTTTGTTCAATTTTTTCATTTATTAATTCATACACTTTTCCAAATTCAATAATTTCATCAATATTATTAATTGATTTTGATTCTCTTGCAGTTGTTATATATCTTCCATCTAAAAATAGAAAACTTTTTGATTTTGTATATAAAATGTATCCTAAACTTGATTGAAATCTAGAAAATCAGTATCTATTTTGTGGTGAATATAACAAAATTGCATCCGAATTTGTTTCCTCTAATATTTTATTTAATATTTCTTTTTTCATAATTTATCACTCTTTCCTTCTTTTTTATAAAAAAAGGAAACAAAAAGTAAATTTCACATTTTGAATCCTTATTTTTTTTGTTTATGTATTTGGTGAGAATTACATTTAAAACAATGTTTTTTAACTTCTATTTTATTCTTTCTTTTATCATTTTTTGCAATATAATTTTCTTCTTTGCAAGTTGAACAACGTAGAATAACTCCTTCACGCATATTTTTAGCCTCCTTATTTTTATTAAGATATTAAGCAAATTAATAATATCAAAAAAAATTATAAAAGTCTTATTTTTTTATTTAAATACTATTTTTTTAATAAAAATGTGTAAAATAATAATAGTATTTTTAGGAGTGATATCATGAAAAAGTTACTAAGTGCAGTTTCGGCTATAACGTTAGTATCATCATCAACAATAACTGTTGTTGCTTGTAGTTCAAATGAATACTTTGAAAAATTTGAAGGTTGAATTGCAAATAAAGAATCTTTTGTACTTTATATTGGAGCAGATGATTGTGATTATTGTGTTCAATTTGAAAACGCAATGGATAATCAGAAAACTTATGTTGAACAAAAACTAACTAAAATGAGTACAGATTACCAAAATTTATACACAGAAAATGTTTATCAAGATTCTTTAACAGCTTTTGGAGAAAAATTAACAAACAATAAACCTGTTGACTTTAGAACATTTAAAACAGAAGAAAAAGCAAATAACTTTAAAGAAAAATGAAGTATAAATTTATTAGATTGAATTAAAGATAAAGTAATTGAAATATATTTTGATAATTTAATTGCTTCATCAATAAATAATTCAGATCTATATAAATTTAAAAAAATTGCTAAAGAAAAAGTAAATACTTACTTTGATTCTAATAAGGGTACTCCTTTCTTTCTAACTATTAGAAATGGAAAACTAGTTAGTTGAACTCAAGGATTTGAAAAAGATTCTTTAGGTTGAGATGAAAATTCTTTAAATAAGTTATTTGATCCAATTGTTAGTGAGTTTTTAAATAGTGAAATTGAAACTGAGATTGTTAATAAGATTAATGGTTCTTCAACTGGAGGAGAAGGTTCTACTGATTCTGCTGCAATGAAAGTAAATAATTATAATTATACAAATAATCTTGATGAATATTCAAAAAATTATGATTTACAATTATTACTAGATCAATATAAACAAACTTTATAGTTTGTTTTTTTATTTCTTAATTTAAAAATAAAAAAACACTTTTGAAAAAAGTGTTTTTAAATCAAGTCCTAATTT
This genomic window from Spiroplasma taiwanense CT-1 contains:
- the uppS gene encoding polyprenyl diphosphate synthase, whose translation is MWIFNNSIKRVTNSKIKEAVVIKKLQHIAFILDGNGRWAKERKKPRTYGHKIGMQNIFPTILNLKKYNIKYVTLFCFSTENWNRPKKEIEYLMKFPSEIFSEKKKKQYLKEDIKINWIGRRNIVPDSVRKILEDLENETRECKTIIVNFAFDYGSFVELENSFKIVLNNIINNQMNINEFSIQNIIDNLYTKNIPPVDLLIRTGGEQRISNFMLLQLAYSELYFTKVYWPDFSKDDLKEAIEDFNLRDRRFGGIMENEKK
- a CDS encoding aminopeptidase P family protein, with the protein product MMKKEILNKILEETNSDAILLYSPQNRYWFSRFQSSLGYILYTKSKSFLFLDGRYITTARESKSINNIDEIIEFGKVYELINEKIEQNSIKKIVFENDWIFVNQAESFSRNIKAEVIGYNFDSVRMVKDKWEIEQVKKACEITHKVFLDVLQFVKPGMTEKELSHFVTNSFLQNGAEKLSFDTIVASGRNGSKPHAVPTDKIIEIGDFVTLDMGCIYNGYCSDQTRTFAMGNDDNKKLKEIYEIVYQSQQLGIEAIKPGILGSEIHKICLDFIDKKGYGKYFTHGTGHGLGIEIHEEPYNSVAGNKKLIEGMCVTVEPGIYIPEIGGIRIEDDILVTKDGYEYLTTPLRELQIVK
- the rpmG gene encoding 50S ribosomal protein L33, which produces MREGVILRCSTCKEENYIAKNDKRKNKIEVKKHCFKCNSHQIHKQKK